Proteins from one Paenibacillus amylolyticus genomic window:
- a CDS encoding MFS transporter has product MTSDLTFEGHRPLKNNRSFVTLMVAQAISNLGDWLHLLAILTLVGIRWNATPWEITFVTLSAALPILLTGPFAGTLADRLNRKWLMIVADGARILIVGALIFADQIWHVYILLILKSLFDVIFSPAKNGKLKEIVPHEQLAQAVSISSIIEQLSKIIGPALGGLLVAAFGITWCFVLDSASFLISGIILLWIPGTRVIQSAIHNVTEVEEETAEGLRNRPKSSFWKETQEGIRMLASLPYVGTSLILLASAILFLQFADSQTVVLFRQLPGISSDLLGWCVAASGVGTLIAAMSVRKWKHAGHVLKMGLGTMLMGLVIGGAGLIVGIWPHAGLGANLLLVSLFALAGVGIGFAIVPFQILLQEQTPEAMTGRVFRTVGSVMTASNIMGPVVGGFMATSFGVVPAFVCSGILLTLLGLIYLMKRNREKADLNGSIAAKTMIAGD; this is encoded by the coding sequence ATGACAAGTGATTTAACGTTTGAAGGACATCGACCGCTGAAGAATAACCGATCTTTTGTAACATTGATGGTGGCACAGGCCATTTCCAATCTGGGAGATTGGCTGCATCTGCTCGCAATCCTGACCCTCGTGGGTATCCGCTGGAATGCAACGCCATGGGAGATTACATTTGTCACACTATCCGCCGCACTACCCATTCTGTTGACAGGGCCATTCGCAGGCACACTAGCAGATCGCCTGAACCGAAAATGGTTGATGATAGTAGCCGATGGTGCACGGATTCTCATCGTGGGTGCATTGATTTTTGCCGATCAGATCTGGCACGTCTACATACTGCTTATCCTCAAATCTCTGTTCGATGTCATTTTTTCACCTGCCAAAAACGGAAAGCTCAAAGAAATTGTACCGCACGAACAGCTTGCGCAAGCGGTATCCATCAGTTCTATCATTGAACAGTTGTCCAAAATTATCGGTCCAGCGCTTGGTGGACTGCTGGTAGCCGCTTTTGGCATCACCTGGTGTTTTGTTCTCGATTCTGCGTCTTTTCTAATCTCTGGCATCATTTTATTGTGGATTCCGGGAACTCGGGTGATCCAATCTGCAATTCATAACGTAACAGAGGTAGAGGAAGAGACAGCTGAGGGCCTTCGCAACCGCCCCAAAAGCTCTTTTTGGAAGGAAACACAGGAGGGCATCCGCATGCTCGCATCTCTCCCTTATGTAGGAACGTCTCTGATTTTGCTAGCTTCAGCTATACTTTTTCTGCAATTTGCCGATTCACAGACCGTGGTGTTATTCAGACAGCTTCCCGGAATTTCAAGTGATCTGCTGGGATGGTGCGTGGCTGCCAGTGGTGTAGGTACATTAATTGCAGCGATGAGTGTGCGGAAGTGGAAGCATGCAGGGCATGTTTTGAAAATGGGTCTGGGTACCATGCTCATGGGTCTGGTGATCGGCGGAGCCGGATTAATTGTGGGGATCTGGCCGCATGCCGGACTAGGTGCCAATCTGCTGTTAGTATCCCTCTTTGCCCTGGCTGGTGTCGGAATTGGGTTTGCGATTGTACCTTTTCAAATCCTGCTACAGGAACAGACACCTGAGGCGATGACAGGCAGGGTCTTTAGAACGGTAGGCAGCGTGATGACAGCCAGTAATATTATGGGCCCGGTGGTAGGTGGATTCATGGCCACTTCATTCGGAGTAGTGCCGGCTTTTGTCTGTTCAGGCATTCTGCTGACCTTGCTTGGTTTGATTTATTTGATGAAACGCAACAGGGAAAAAGCCGATCTGAATGGCTCCATTGCAGCCAAGACCATGATTGCAGGTGACTAA
- a CDS encoding MarR family transcriptional regulator — protein MLELEEIGTERSLHLYRTLAQTFKSVNEHAVSGSKVHGFNPTAYGVLEVLYMKGAQPIQQVGAQLLLQSGNVTYVIDKLEQKRLLHRKHCPQDRRIIFVELTEEGKRTMDDIYPGYALKIDRAVSGLSEEDKDLLSELLGRLAHSADRLSANS, from the coding sequence ATGCTGGAATTAGAAGAAATCGGAACCGAACGTTCACTTCATCTGTACCGCACCTTGGCCCAGACATTCAAGAGCGTGAATGAACACGCTGTATCCGGAAGCAAAGTGCATGGCTTCAACCCCACCGCATACGGGGTGCTCGAAGTGTTATATATGAAAGGAGCACAGCCGATTCAACAGGTTGGTGCACAGCTTCTGCTGCAAAGTGGTAATGTGACCTATGTGATTGATAAGCTGGAGCAAAAAAGATTGTTACACCGCAAACATTGCCCGCAAGACAGACGTATCATCTTTGTGGAACTGACTGAAGAAGGAAAGCGTACGATGGATGACATCTATCCAGGCTATGCATTAAAGATCGATCGCGCGGTAAGTGGACTCAGTGAGGAAGACAAGGATTTGTTGTCCGAACTCTTGGGAAGGCTTGCACATTCTGCAGATCGTCTATCAGCCAACAGCTAG